The segment ATGACGCAGCACGGATGACGTGACACCCATGTCGCGTCATCCGTGAGGTGTCATCAATGCGGCATCGCCCACCCACTGTCGCGGCATCGATGCTGCGACATGGATGCGGCGTCACCAATGTCACGACATCGATGTCACGACACTGATGTCGCGACACCTATGCGGCGTCATCGATGACGCGACACGAATGACCAGTCACCGATGACGCAACACGCATGGCGCGTCATTGATGACGCGACACCGACCACGGGCCGCCCCCACCGGCCCCTTCCCCGCGCGGCCGGCCGTCCCTCGCCCCCATCCCCGGTCGGCCGCGCCCCTCACCCTGCCTCCCTCCCCGCTTCCCTCCCACCCGAGAGGACTCCCCCACGCCATGACACCCCCTCCCACCTCCGCCTCCGCCTCCGCCCTCACCCCCGGCTCCGTCCCCACTCCCGGCTCCGCTCCCACCGGCCCCCGGGCTTCGCGGGTCTCCAGGCGAGCCCTGCTGGCCGCCGCCGTGCTCGCGCTGCCCGCCTCGTACCTGGCCGTCGGCGGGCGGGCCGAGGCGCAGACGCCGGCGACGCTGCCGCTGGACCTGGTGAACACCACCGGCAGCGCGACCGTCTACGCGTACGTGGTCGGCCGCGACCCGGCGGCGGGGGGCGGGTGGGCGTTCCTGCAGGCGGACGGGGCGAGCCTGTACCACCCGCCGAACCCGGCCGGCGACCAGACGCCGCTGGGGGTGGACTGCGCGATCGCGCTGAACGCCTCCGGGGCGGCGGCGCGGCGGGTGACGCTGCCGCACCTGGACAGCGGGCGGATCTACTTCTCGGTCGGGGCCAAGCTGACCTTCCTGATGAACCGCGGCGGCGGGCTGGCGCTGCCGTCGGTGGTGAACCCGAGCGACCCGAACATCGACGTCCGGCACGACTTCTGCGAATTCACCTTCAACAACGACCAGTTGTTCGGCAACATCACCTTCGTCGACATGGTGTGCCTGCCGATCGCGTTCCAGTTGGAGGTCTCCGGCGGCGCCACCCAGACGGTGCGCGGCCTGCCGTCCGACGGCCTGGCGCGGGTGGCGTCCGCGCTGCGGGCCCAGTCGGCCGCCGACGGTTCGGACTGGAGCCGGCTGGTGGTCAACCGTTCCGGCGCCGACCTGCGGGTGCTCGCGCCCAACCTGGCGATCCGTGGCAACAGCGCCCTGTTCAGCGGGTACTTCGAGCCCTACGTCGACCAGGTGTGGAGCAAGTACGCGGGCACCGACCTGCGGATCGACACCCAGTACACCTGGGGCGCGTTCACCGGCCGGGTCAGCGGCGGCACCCTGAACTTCCCCGGCGCCGGGTCGTTCGCCAAGCCGTCGACCCTGGCGATCTTCTCCTGCAGCGACGCGCCGTTCACCACCGGCAACGACCTGATGGGCAACCTGAGCGCCCGGCTGGCCGCCGCGTTCAACCGCACCACCCTGCTGGGCAACGCCAACCAGCCCACCGGCGAGAACCCGGCCGCCTTCTACACGCAGGCCCGCACCAACCACTACGCCCGGATCCTGCACTCCACCACGCCCGACGGCCTGGGCTACGCCTTCCCCTACGACGACGTGCACCCGGCGGGCGTCGACTTCGAGGGCAAGGTGCAGTCCGGCAGCCCGGCCCGCTGGGTGATCACCGTCGGCGGCCTGGCCGGCGGCGGCACCTCCACCCCGTCTCCCACGCCCACTCCGTCCCCCGCCCCCGGCGGCGGCAGCGCGTTCGCCACCGTGCAGGCCGAGTCGTACACGGCCCAGTCGGGCGCGCAGACCGAGGTCTGCTCGGACACCGGTGGCGGTACGGACGTCGGCTGGCTGGCCGACGGCGACTGGCTGCGCTACTCGCTGGACTTCGGTTCGAGCGGCGCGACCCGGATCGACGCCCGGGTGGCGTCCGGCGCGGCGTCCGGGGTCAGCGGGCTGGTGCAGGTCCGGCTGGGCAGTCCCACCGCCGCCCCCGTCGGCAGTTTCGCGGTCGCGGGCACCGGCGGCTGGCAGTCCTGGCGGACCGTCCCGGCCGACCTGGCGCGGATCACCGGCGTCCAGACCGTGTACCTGACCTTCAGCAGCGGTCAGCCCGCCGACTTCGTCAACCTCAACTGGTTCGTGTTCTCCTGACCGACCGAGAGACGGGGGAGGGACAAGGAGAGCCGGACGGCCCGCCGCCGGTCGGGTGGTGCACGCGGAGCGCCCCGGTCCCCCTCCGGGGCGCTCCGCGCGGCGGTGGTGCCGGGCCGGACGTTCGGGGTCCGTCGGCCGCGGTCGTCCACCGCTCGGAGAGCCCTGCCGCGTTCTCCCGCCGCGGGGCTCTGGTCACTGGTCCGGGGTCAGAGGCCCCCGGTGTCGGCCGCGGACTTTCCTGCGGCCGCGGCACCACTGTGCGCCGGGGCGATAAACCCCCGATTGACGATCGATGACCGTTCGGCTGCCCGGTCGGCGGCGTCGGTCTTGGGGTTCACCGCGGCCGGTTAGCATCGGGGCCGAGCGGGCGTCAGGGGGACACCCGCCGACTGCTTGGGGGAATCGCATGCGCACGCGTGCCAAGGGTCTCGCCGCCCTCCTGCTGGGTTCGATGCTCGCCGTCACCGCCGCCGCCCCGGGGGCCTCCGCGGCCCCGGTGCGCGGGCTGGAGATCGGCGTCCCGGCCTACGTCTACCCGAACGACCCGATGCTGCTCGCGGCGCAGTCCGCCCAGCCGGCGCCGTCCATCGTCATCCTCAACCCGGGCAACGGCGACGTGCCGTTCGACGCCTCCTGGCAGGCCCGCGCCGACGCGCTGCGCGGGCGGACCACCGCCGCCGGCGGGAAGACCCGGGTGCTCGGCTACGTGCACACCGAGAACGCCACCCGCGACGTGGACGCGGTGCTCGCCTCGGTCCGCAACTACCTGGTGACCGGGGACGGCAGGCTGCACGTCGACGGCATCTTCTTCGACACCACCAGCCGCGACTGCGGCCCGGGCAACGCCAACCGCGACTACTACCTGAACCTGCGCCGGCAGGTGCAGTCGCTGGTCCACGCGATCGACCCGGACGCGGAGGAGCTGGTCGTCGACAATCCGGGCACCGCCGTCGCCGACTGCTTCCTGGAGCCCGGCAAGCGCACCGCCGACACCTTCGTCACCTACGAGAACACCTACGCCGCCTACACCGGGGGCGGCTGGCTCGGCGGCAACGTCTTCAACCTCACCGCCGGCTACTACTCGGGCGCCTCGTTCGACCCGGACGGCACCTCGTTCTGGCACCTGGTGCACGCCGTCCCGGACACCGCCGCCCTGCACACCGCCCTCGACACCGCGTTCGCCCGCGGCGCCGGGTACGCGTACGCCACCGACGACGTCCTGCCCAACCCCTGGGACGCCAGCCCGGGTTGGGGTTTCGGCGCGGAGACCTCGTACGCCGCGACCATCGGCTGACATCGGCTGACCCTCCTCCCGAAGCGCCGCCCCGGCCGGCGACGGCGCGGGACGGCGCGGGGCGGCGCGGGGCGGGGCGGCGCGGGACGAAACGGGGCGGCGCGGGGCGGCGGCCGTCAGGGCGTGGCGTCGGCCCGTTCGACCTGGCTGAGCGGGGCGGCCAGCGACTCCAGGCTGCGGCGTTCGGCCCGGACGCCGAGGAACGCCTCGACCAGGCCCGCCGCCGTCATCAGGGCCGCGCCGATGCAGAACGCGAGCGTGGCGTCGCCGGTCTCGCCGCTGCTGACCAGGCCGTTGAAGAGCAGCGGCCCGGAGATGCCGCCGGCCGCCGTGCCGACCGCGTAGAAGAAGGCGATGCACAGGGCGCGGGTCTCCAGCGGGAAGATCTCGCTGACGGTGAGGTACGCGGCGCTGGCCCCGGCGGAGGCGAGGAACAGCACGGCCGTCCAGCAGGCCGTCATGCCGACCGCGCTCAGCGCGCCCTGCTGGAACAGCCAGGCGGTGCCGAACAGCAGGACGCCGGAGCCGATGTAGCTGCCGGCGATCATCGGTTTGCGGCCGACCGAGTCGAAGAGGTGGCCGAGCAGCACCGGGCCGAGGAAGTTGCCGACGGCGATCACCGCGAAGTAGTAGCCGGTGTCGCCCGCCGGGACGTCGAAGAACTGGGTGAGGATCGCCGCGTACCCGAAGGTGACCGAGTTGTAGAGGAAGGACTGCCCGATGAACAGCGACAGGCCGAGGACGGTCCGGCGCGGGTAGCTGGAGACCAGGGTGCGGGCGATGGTGACGAAGCCGACCGGTCCGCGCTCGCGGATCCGGATCGGCGGGTCCTCGACGGGCGGCAGCGGTTCGCCGGTCTCGCGCTCGACGATCGCCTCGGCGT is part of the Kitasatospora setae KM-6054 genome and harbors:
- a CDS encoding glycoside hydrolase family 64 protein; the encoded protein is MTPPPTSASASALTPGSVPTPGSAPTGPRASRVSRRALLAAAVLALPASYLAVGGRAEAQTPATLPLDLVNTTGSATVYAYVVGRDPAAGGGWAFLQADGASLYHPPNPAGDQTPLGVDCAIALNASGAAARRVTLPHLDSGRIYFSVGAKLTFLMNRGGGLALPSVVNPSDPNIDVRHDFCEFTFNNDQLFGNITFVDMVCLPIAFQLEVSGGATQTVRGLPSDGLARVASALRAQSAADGSDWSRLVVNRSGADLRVLAPNLAIRGNSALFSGYFEPYVDQVWSKYAGTDLRIDTQYTWGAFTGRVSGGTLNFPGAGSFAKPSTLAIFSCSDAPFTTGNDLMGNLSARLAAAFNRTTLLGNANQPTGENPAAFYTQARTNHYARILHSTTPDGLGYAFPYDDVHPAGVDFEGKVQSGSPARWVITVGGLAGGGTSTPSPTPTPSPAPGGGSAFATVQAESYTAQSGAQTEVCSDTGGGTDVGWLADGDWLRYSLDFGSSGATRIDARVASGAASGVSGLVQVRLGSPTAAPVGSFAVAGTGGWQSWRTVPADLARITGVQTVYLTFSSGQPADFVNLNWFVFS
- a CDS encoding spherulation-specific family 4 protein, with amino-acid sequence MRTRAKGLAALLLGSMLAVTAAAPGASAAPVRGLEIGVPAYVYPNDPMLLAAQSAQPAPSIVILNPGNGDVPFDASWQARADALRGRTTAAGGKTRVLGYVHTENATRDVDAVLASVRNYLVTGDGRLHVDGIFFDTTSRDCGPGNANRDYYLNLRRQVQSLVHAIDPDAEELVVDNPGTAVADCFLEPGKRTADTFVTYENTYAAYTGGGWLGGNVFNLTAGYYSGASFDPDGTSFWHLVHAVPDTAALHTALDTAFARGAGYAYATDDVLPNPWDASPGWGFGAETSYAATIG
- a CDS encoding MFS transporter, whose translation is MSAPERRRTEPAGAARAAGATGAVGPTVETDVPGRLDRLPWSPWHWRILIGLGTVWILDGLEVTIVGNLAARLAEPGSGIAISTAQVTTTAAALYVAGACCGALFFGWLTDRLGRKKLFMLTLAVYLAATGVTALSWTPWFFFLCRFLTGFGIGGEYAAINSAIDELIPARVRGRVDLIVNGSFWIGAALGAFASIALLDTALFATDVGWRLAFGIGVVLGLVILLVRRHVPESPRWLITHGKGDEAEEIVRDAEAIVERETGEPLPPVEDPPIRIRERGPVGFVTIARTLVSSYPRRTVLGLSLFIGQSFLYNSVTFGYAAILTQFFDVPAGDTGYYFAVIAVGNFLGPVLLGHLFDSVGRKPMIAGSYIGSGVLLFGTAWLFQQGALSAVGMTACWTAVLFLASAGASAAYLTVSEIFPLETRALCIAFFYAVGTAAGGISGPLLFNGLVSSGETGDATLAFCIGAALMTAAGLVEAFLGVRAERRSLESLAAPLSQVERADATP